In the Topomyia yanbarensis strain Yona2022 chromosome 3, ASM3024719v1, whole genome shotgun sequence genome, one interval contains:
- the LOC131692625 gene encoding glutactin-like encodes MGTRFAISVLVLSIGWCSIVDSSSLVERQDIPSVLVTIPGLGEVRGTTGQTARSNQPIAKFYNIPYAEPPTGARRFKAPVKAAAWTNVRDVSQPGRECPQPVAGLNQNNEDCLTLSVFTKNTEKSFPVMVYIHGGSFYLGSAADHPPDYLLERDVVLVVIQYRLGVFGFLSTLSNTIPGNAGMLDIIMALEWVRDHIGNFGGNPQKVTVFGQSAGAAATSGLLYSPLVSQNLFNQVILQSGGSISTWAIVPNPVENAKDIAKYAGCSESLPLEAIEQCLMTVNTETLVNALPLHLVNIYSDGMEDVVGIGMVVGGPSGFLQRKPFDSVRRGEVRRNVRMMGGVTKQDGSFLLNSFYDVLVSRNLTSDNKFMQYDLVDTVNRIAGLDEESGALTAFEIDALFSEDDLMSGNFTRMAKGLIDIAGAITLKGPVLRDIQANVKYSEMGTYLYTFDYEGEHTRFGYGQNTSHYPYEGGVHHSNENIYLFPSPVEVAKLNDPDTRMSEMMVDLWTSFAIDGVPKSDSAQQWPPVDSLIGPYLHLNSPATIGQNFYREFTVTARDVSSAARHVGIIALLLSACLMVIFH; translated from the exons ATGGGGACTCGATTCGCAATATCGGTACTGGTTCTTTCCATCGGTTGGTGCTCTATAGTAGATTCAAGTTCCCTGGTGGAGCGTCAAGACATTCCAAGTGTGCTAGTTACCATTCCGGGGCTTGGCGAAGTTCGTGGAACCACCGGTCAAACTGCTCGAAGTAATCAGCCCATTGCAAAGTTCTACAATATCCCGTACGCGGAACCACCGACCGGTGCCCGGAGGTTCAAAGCACCCGTCAAGGCTGCGGCCTGGACTAATGTTCGAGATGTTAGCCAACCGGGACGTGAATGCCCGCAACCGGTCGCTGGACTTAATCAGAATAATGAGGACTGTCTCACCTTATCAGTgttcacaaaaaat ACGGAGAAAAGCTTTCCGGTTATGGTTTACATTCATGGAGGATCGTTTTACTTGGGTTCAGCTGCTGATCATCCTCCGGATTACCTGCTGGAGCGAGATGTAGTCCTCGTGGTAATTCAGTATCGACTCGGTGTCTTCGGGTTCCTGTCCACCTTGAGTAACACCATTCCGGGAAACGCAGGAATGCTGGATATTATAATGGCCCTGGAATGGGTTCGCGATCACATTGGAAACTTTGGTGGGAATCCACAGAAAGTGACAGTATTCGGACAGTCCGCTGGTGCGGCGGCAACGTCTGGTTTGCTGTACAGTCCGctagtttcacaaaatttgttcAATCAAGTGATTCTTCAGTCCGGGGGTTCGATTTcaacttgggctatcgttccaAACCCGGTGGAGAATGCGAAAGATATTGCTAAATACGCTGGTTGCAGCGAAAGTCTTCCACTAGAAGCGATTGAGCAGTGTTTGATGACGGTCAATACTGAAACACTGGTGAATGCTTTGCCGTTGCATTTG gTGAATATTTATTCCGACGGAATGGAAGACGTTGTCGGTATTGGTATGGTCGTTGGCGGCCCTTCGGGATTTTTACAGAGGAAGccatttgattcagttcgtcgtGGTGAGGTGCGTCGGAACGTCCGTATGATGGGAGGAGTTACAAAACAAGATGGATCCTTCTTGCTCAACAGTTTCTACGATGTATTGGTCAGTAGAAATCTTACCAGTGATAATAAGTTCATGCAGTATGATTTAGTCGATACCGTCAATCGGATAGCAGGATTAGACGAGGAATCAGGAGCTTTAACGGCCTTTGAAATAGATGCACTTTTCAGCGAAGATGATCTGATGAGTGGAAATTTCACTCGAATGGCGAAAGGACTGATTGAT aTTGCTGGAGCCATTACACTCAAGGGTCCCGTACTGAGAGACATTCAAGCCAATGTCAAATACAGTGAAATGGGTACCTATCTGTACACATTTGACTACGAAGGAGAGCACACCAGATTTGGATATGGCCAAAACACGTCGCACTATCCATATGAAGGTGGTGTACATCATTCAAACGAAAATATCTACTTGTTCCCCTCTCCGGTAGAGGTCGCGAAGCTCAATGACCCGGATACTAGAATGTCGGAGATGATGGTTGATCTTTGGACGTCATTTGCCATAGATGGCGTACCCAAGTCGGACAGTGCGCAGCAGTGGCCACCAGTTGATA GTTTGATTGGGCCGTACCTGCACTTAAATTCACCAGCAACGATTGGTCAAAACTTTTACCGTGAGTTCACTGTGACCGCCAGGGATGTATCCAGTGCGGCACGCCACGTGGGAATAATCGCATTGCTTCTTTCGGCTTGTTTAATGGTCATCTTCCATTAG
- the LOC131693878 gene encoding mitotic spindle assembly checkpoint protein MAD2A-like, whose protein sequence is MVQDAITLSDSATIVTDYLLFCINSILFQRGVYPPEKFDSVPKYGLTVRISTDEKIAGFLEKVLGQVAEWIARNKVQMISMVITKLDTGEVLERWDFKVHREPPEDGGQINSTNPVSSKSINRTQLEIREVMRQIAASVSYLPSLEHACTFDMLIHTLNNCNVPKMWAETNEVQIQNTETMYLRPFSTGLQRVETFVHYQLTD, encoded by the coding sequence ATGGTTCAGGACGCAATTACCCTCAGCGATTCGGCCACTATTGTCACGGATTACCTGCTATTCTGCATCAACTCGATCCTCTTTCAGCGGGGCGTCTACCCGCCGGAGAAGTTTGACAGTGTGCCCAAGTACGGCCTCACCGTTCGTATATCGACAGACGAAAAAATCGCTGGATTTCTGGAGAAAGTCCTGGGCCAGGTAGCGGAATGGATTGCCCGAAACAAGGTGCAGATGATTTCTATGGTCATTACCAAGTTAGACACGGGAGAAGTTCTCGAACGGTGGGACTTTAAAGTGCACCGCGAACCGCCTGAAGACGGCGGACAGATAAATTCTACCAATCCCGTTTCTTCGAAAAGCATCAACAGAACCCAGTTGGAGATCCGGGAAGTGATGCGACAGATCGCGGCCTCTGTCAGCTACCTACCGTCACTCGAGCACGCCTGCACGTTTGATATGCTAATTCACACATTGAATAACTGCAATGTTCCGAAAATGTGGGCTGAAACGAACGAGGTGCAAATCCAGAACACTGAAACCATGTATCTGAGGCCATTTTCAACCGGGTTGCAGAGGGTGGAAACGTTTGTTCACTACCAGCTCACAGATTAG
- the LOC131691883 gene encoding glutactin-like isoform X2, with translation MTSQLSQSLPVSDDAPMVTLPNLGTLRGSTTLSAFSGRKILQFLSIKYGESTAGEYRFKAPRKALAWQGVRDVSQYGLPCPQLKLESLFANQSAGTDFEDCLTLSVYTNELLGSKPVMFFIHGGGFYEGSGANQTPEFLLEKDIVLVVVQYRLGPLGFLSLKTEEMPGNAGLLDIKLALEWLQDNIVFFGGDAGNVTLFGQSAGAAAVSALMYSSLVPHNLFHKVILQSGASSSPWVWDKDPIGHAREIATIAGCDPNVGKPYEITMPLQHIDRCLREMDIWLLLRSFIEHKNRTSGTKGLSEVGGNRLTEGDFHGLLPEKPWELIKAGKIRPNLPMMAGVVKHEGTFLLTSIYDGLRNRGQLDNSYFIKYGLLERTNRIFGVDDSTGTLAAYEIRTLFSPQQISSGKFEDMADGLIDLSGTMLIKAGLLREAQANSHANPNGTFLYSFDYHGAKTRFGYGADTSHYPFGGGVHHSDDLMYLFPYPPGQPKLNDKDSKMSQMMVDLWTSFAATGAPKSDLAGVNWSPMSEYAGPYLHIDEKPRLGTNFYEEFSVVSDEKRQPSKT, from the exons ATGACTTCGCAATTAAGCCAATCTTTACCGGTGTCGGACGATGCTCCTATGGTAACTCTACCGAATTTGGGAACGTTACGAGGCTCAACGACGCTGAGTGCCTTcagcggacgaaagattttacAATTTCTTAGTATCAAATATGGAGAATCGACAGCTGGGGAGTATCGTTTCAAG GCTCCTCGGAAAGCACTTGCTTGGCAAGGTGTGCGAGATGTTTCACAGTACGGATTGCCTTGTCCGCAGCTTAAGCTGGAGTCACTTTTTGCAAACCAATCAGCCGGGACTGATTTTGAAGACTGCTTAACGTTGTCTGTTTACACTAATGAG CTATTGGGAAGTAAACCAGTGATGTTCTTTATCCATGGTGGTGGCTTCTACGAAGGTTCCGGCGCGAATCAAACTCCTGAATTCCTTTTAGAGAAGGACATTGTTCTGGTGGTAGTGCAGTACCGGCTTGGTCCGTTGGGCTTCTTATCACTCAAAACAGAAGAAATGCCAGGAAATGCGGGACTTCTAGATATCAAACTAGCTCTCGAGTGGCTGCAGGATAACATCGTGTTCTTTGGTGGCGATGCGGGAAATGTAACACTGTTCGGACAGTCAGCTGGGGCAGCCGCTGTCTCGGCGCTGATGTACAGCTCTCTGGTTCCACATAATCTTTTTCACAAAGTTATTCTACAGTCAGGTGCTTCCAGTTCACCGTGGGTTTGGGACAAGGATCCGATAGGCCATGCGCGTGAGATTGCCACCATCGCTGGTTGTGATCCGAACGTTGGGAAACCTTATGAG ATCACAATGCCATTGCAACACATCGATCGTTGTCTTCGCGAGATGGACATTTGGCTTTTGCTAAGAAGCTTTATCGAACACAAGAACCGTACCAGCGGAACCAAAGGTCTGTCGGAAGTCGGTGGAAACCGACTGACGGAGGGCGATTTTCATGGTCTACTTCCGGAGAAGCCATGGGAACTGATTAAGGCTGGAAAAATTCGTCCTAATCTTCCGATGATGGCTGGCGTTGTGAAACATGAGGGAACCTTTCTGCTTACCTCGATCTATGACGGTTTGAGGAATAGAGGTCAGCTGGACAATTCCTATTTCATTAAGTACGGTTTGTTGGAAAGAACTAATCGTATCTTCGGGGTTGATGATTCTACTGGAACGCTGGCTGCCTATGAGATCAGGACTTTGTTCAGCCCGCAGCAGATTTCCAGTGGGAAATTCGAAGATATGGCGGACGGTTTGATTGAT CTTTCTGGAACCATGCTCATCAAGGCTGGACTTCTGCGGGAAGCTCAAGCAAACAGTCACGCAAATCCTAATGGAACTTTTTTGTATTCATTCGACTATCATGGGGCGAAGACTCGTTTTGGATACGGGGCGGACACGTCTCATTATCCGTTCGGTGGCGGAGTTCACCATTCTGATGATCTGATGTATTTGTTTCCCTATCCTCCTGGGCAGCCAAAGCTGAATGATAAAGACTCTAAAATGTCCCAAATGATGGTTGATCTGTGGACAAGTTTTGCCGCCACTGGCGCCCCGAAGAGTGATTTAGCTGGAGTTAATTGGAGTCCAATGAGtg
- the LOC131692294 gene encoding glutactin-like → MWSVMVMLFCGLVRLNIAQTTTPTVNIQGLGVVQGSLGYSAWSNKTIFKFQAIPYAKPPTGLLRFQPPVKASSWTGILDASKPGVPCPQNSDRYYNVDNEDCLTLSVYSNDLDATRPVMVYIHGGWFFVGGASMYAPDYLFESEIVLVVIQYRLGPFGFLSTLSDKIPGNVGILDMIAALEWVQQHIGHFGGSSSNVTIFGESAGSAAVSALLYSPLVTGRPVPLFNKAILQSGSVFAPWAMCDTPIEGAYDIAKRSGCVEGNYEQCLITQSVENILQAFESHRRDMIIQRGYSSVTGTNVVVGGPSELFPVHPKHYLSQVTNEIAILGGVTSQDGLFLLDEICKLQPEILKSLNSSYDLFDFVRLLHEKFGQTQLSGALEGYEFMNHFLMKEVEQMQWKDIVLGLTDICGAHGIKGPLLIDMHAFARANPGNVYLYTFDYSNLRTRRNMSIDFPYEGIVHHADDLTYLFPRDSLNEKDTKVAKAMVQLWTSFARGGVPFANDIPYWPPMNSLHGPYLKIDERSETKNFYLNELSASTMRFRDFAGGSNQLRLSSILIFLLVLCRMLF, encoded by the exons ATGTGGTCTGTAATGGTAATGCTCTTTTGCGGTTTAGTGAGGTTGAACATCGCTCAAACTACAACCCCGACCGTCAACATCCAGGGGCTAGGAGTGGTTCAAGGATCGCTTGGTTATAGTGCTTGGAGCAACAAgacaattttcaaatttcaggCTATCCCATACGCTAAACCACCGACTGGACTGTTGAGATTTCAG CCCCCAGTGAAAGCGTCCAGCTGGACCGGCATTTTGGATGCCTCCAAACCAGGTGTGCCTTGTCCACAGAACAGCGATCGTTACTACAATGTGGACAACGAAGACTGCCTGACCTTATCAGTTTATTCCAACGAC CTGGATGCAACTCGACCTGTGATGGTCTACATCCATGGCGGTTGGTTCTTCGTTGGGGGTGCAAGCATGTACGCCCCCGATTACCTGTTTGAGTCTGAGATAGTCCTGGTCGTGATTCAGTATCGGCTGGGACCGTTTGGATTTCTGTCCACATTGAGTGACAAAATTCCTGGCAATGTCGGAATTCTGGACATGATAGCTGCTCTGGAATGGGTTCAGCAGCATATTGGACACTTTGGCGGAAGTAGTTCCAACGTAACGATATTTGGCGAATCTGCAGGATCGGCAGCAGTTTCCGCCTTGTTATACAGCCCGTTGGTTACAGGCAGGCCGGTTCCATTGTTCAACAAAGCAATTCTACAGTCCGGATCGGTATTTGCTCCGTGGGCAATGTGTGATACTCCTATTGAAGGAGCATATGATATTGCAAAGCGTTCGGGGTGCGTAGAAGGGAACTACGAACAGTGTCTTATTACGCAATCGGTTGAAAATATTCTGCAAGCATTCGAATCTCATCGCAGGGATATGATAATCCAGCGTGGATACTCAAGCGTCACCGGGACGAACGTAGTAGTGGGTGGCCCATCGGAACTTTTTCCAGTGCATCCAAAGCATTATCTGTCACAGGTTACTAACGAAATAGCCATTTTGGGTGGTGTTACTTCACAAGATGGCCTATTTCTGCTGGACGAAATCTGTAAACTACAGCCGGAGATACTTAAGTCTTTGAACAGTTCCtacgatttatttgattttgttcgATTGCTTCACGAGAAATTTGGCCAAACCCAACTTTCCGGCGCGCTTGAAGGATACGAGTTTATGAATCATTTTTTGATGAAGGAGGTGGAACAAATGCAATGGAAGGATATTGTTTTAGGCCTAACTGAT ATCTGTGGCGCCCATGGTATTAAGGGACCTCTTCTCATCGACATGCATGCCTTCGCACGGGCAAACCCAGGAAATGTTTACCTCTACACTTTCGATTATTCAAACCTGCGGACGCGCCGAAACATGAGCATCGACTTCCCGTACGAAGGTATCGTCCATCATGCTGACGATCTGACATACCTGTTTCCCAGggattcattgaatgaaaaggATACAAAAGTGGCCAAAGCAATGGTTCAATTGTGGACATCGTTTGCTAGAGGCGGAGTGCCCTTTGCAAACGACATTCCGTACTGGCCACCAATGAATA GTTTACATGGACCTTACCTGAAAATTGATGAACGGAGTGAAACGAAAAATTTCTACTTGAATGAGCTTTCAGCTTCTACCATGAGATTCAGAGATTTTGCCGGTGGCAGCAACCAGTTAAGACTGTCATCGATCCTGATATTTCTTTTGGTTCTATGTAGGATGCTGTTTTAA
- the LOC131691883 gene encoding glutactin-like isoform X1, producing MTIAYLLLALVMTSQLSQSLPVSDDAPMVTLPNLGTLRGSTTLSAFSGRKILQFLSIKYGESTAGEYRFKAPRKALAWQGVRDVSQYGLPCPQLKLESLFANQSAGTDFEDCLTLSVYTNELLGSKPVMFFIHGGGFYEGSGANQTPEFLLEKDIVLVVVQYRLGPLGFLSLKTEEMPGNAGLLDIKLALEWLQDNIVFFGGDAGNVTLFGQSAGAAAVSALMYSSLVPHNLFHKVILQSGASSSPWVWDKDPIGHAREIATIAGCDPNVGKPYEITMPLQHIDRCLREMDIWLLLRSFIEHKNRTSGTKGLSEVGGNRLTEGDFHGLLPEKPWELIKAGKIRPNLPMMAGVVKHEGTFLLTSIYDGLRNRGQLDNSYFIKYGLLERTNRIFGVDDSTGTLAAYEIRTLFSPQQISSGKFEDMADGLIDLSGTMLIKAGLLREAQANSHANPNGTFLYSFDYHGAKTRFGYGADTSHYPFGGGVHHSDDLMYLFPYPPGQPKLNDKDSKMSQMMVDLWTSFAATGAPKSDLAGVNWSPMSEYAGPYLHIDEKPRLGTNFYEEFSVVSDEKRQPSKT from the exons ATGACGATAGCTTATCTCTTATTAGCTCTAGTGATGACTTCGCAATTAAGCCAATCTTTACCGGTGTCGGACGATGCTCCTATGGTAACTCTACCGAATTTGGGAACGTTACGAGGCTCAACGACGCTGAGTGCCTTcagcggacgaaagattttacAATTTCTTAGTATCAAATATGGAGAATCGACAGCTGGGGAGTATCGTTTCAAG GCTCCTCGGAAAGCACTTGCTTGGCAAGGTGTGCGAGATGTTTCACAGTACGGATTGCCTTGTCCGCAGCTTAAGCTGGAGTCACTTTTTGCAAACCAATCAGCCGGGACTGATTTTGAAGACTGCTTAACGTTGTCTGTTTACACTAATGAG CTATTGGGAAGTAAACCAGTGATGTTCTTTATCCATGGTGGTGGCTTCTACGAAGGTTCCGGCGCGAATCAAACTCCTGAATTCCTTTTAGAGAAGGACATTGTTCTGGTGGTAGTGCAGTACCGGCTTGGTCCGTTGGGCTTCTTATCACTCAAAACAGAAGAAATGCCAGGAAATGCGGGACTTCTAGATATCAAACTAGCTCTCGAGTGGCTGCAGGATAACATCGTGTTCTTTGGTGGCGATGCGGGAAATGTAACACTGTTCGGACAGTCAGCTGGGGCAGCCGCTGTCTCGGCGCTGATGTACAGCTCTCTGGTTCCACATAATCTTTTTCACAAAGTTATTCTACAGTCAGGTGCTTCCAGTTCACCGTGGGTTTGGGACAAGGATCCGATAGGCCATGCGCGTGAGATTGCCACCATCGCTGGTTGTGATCCGAACGTTGGGAAACCTTATGAG ATCACAATGCCATTGCAACACATCGATCGTTGTCTTCGCGAGATGGACATTTGGCTTTTGCTAAGAAGCTTTATCGAACACAAGAACCGTACCAGCGGAACCAAAGGTCTGTCGGAAGTCGGTGGAAACCGACTGACGGAGGGCGATTTTCATGGTCTACTTCCGGAGAAGCCATGGGAACTGATTAAGGCTGGAAAAATTCGTCCTAATCTTCCGATGATGGCTGGCGTTGTGAAACATGAGGGAACCTTTCTGCTTACCTCGATCTATGACGGTTTGAGGAATAGAGGTCAGCTGGACAATTCCTATTTCATTAAGTACGGTTTGTTGGAAAGAACTAATCGTATCTTCGGGGTTGATGATTCTACTGGAACGCTGGCTGCCTATGAGATCAGGACTTTGTTCAGCCCGCAGCAGATTTCCAGTGGGAAATTCGAAGATATGGCGGACGGTTTGATTGAT CTTTCTGGAACCATGCTCATCAAGGCTGGACTTCTGCGGGAAGCTCAAGCAAACAGTCACGCAAATCCTAATGGAACTTTTTTGTATTCATTCGACTATCATGGGGCGAAGACTCGTTTTGGATACGGGGCGGACACGTCTCATTATCCGTTCGGTGGCGGAGTTCACCATTCTGATGATCTGATGTATTTGTTTCCCTATCCTCCTGGGCAGCCAAAGCTGAATGATAAAGACTCTAAAATGTCCCAAATGATGGTTGATCTGTGGACAAGTTTTGCCGCCACTGGCGCCCCGAAGAGTGATTTAGCTGGAGTTAATTGGAGTCCAATGAGtg